In Populus alba chromosome 1, ASM523922v2, whole genome shotgun sequence, a single window of DNA contains:
- the LOC118062984 gene encoding early nodulin-like protein 9: MANISYQNKVFHVLGLLCFLLLIQKNNAFQYQVGGGSKGWTVPDNTSSSSKSYLNDWAKRTRFQIGDSLSFAYDPSQDSVLQVSKEDYENCTTKNPIATFSDPKTVFTFNHSGPHYFISGNKDNCLKNEKLVVVVLADRSSNHSANTNQTTAAPSPSLGYSDMVPAPTPSSVETPPAPAGIADINPTPAPAGVSPNSASSLFVSFVGSMGAFFASSLILWF, from the exons atggcCAACATCAGTTACCAAAACAAAGTCTTTCATGTTTTGGGGCTCTTGTGTTTCTTGCTCTTGATACAGAAGAACAATGCATTTCAATATCAAGTCGGAGGCGGTTCGAAAGGTTGGACCGTGCCCGATAATACCAGTTCCAGTTCGAAGAGCTACCTCAACGATTGGGCTAAACGTACCCGATTTCAGATCGGAGACTCCCTCT CGTTTGCTTATGATCCTAGCCAAGACTCGGTGCTTCAAGTAAGCAAGGAGGACTATGAAAATTGCACCACAAAGAATCCTATTGCAACATTCAGTGACCCTAAGACTGTCTTCACATTCAACCATTCCGGACCTCACTACTTCATCAGTGGAAACAAAGATAACTGTCTCAAGAATGAGAAGTTGGTGGTGGTCGTTTTAGCAGACAGATCAAGCAATCATTCTGCTAACACAAACCAAACCACCGCAGCTCCTTCTCCATCTCTGGGTTACTCCGACATGGTCCCAGCTCCTACACCTAGCAGCGTTGAGACTCCTCCCGCTCCCGCAGGAATAGCCGACATAAACCCAACTCCAGCTCCCGCCGGTGTGTCACCAAACTCAGCTTCTTCATTGTTTGTGAGTTTCGTTGGTTCCATGGGAGCATTCTTTGCTTCATCTCTTATCTTATGGTTTTAG